Proteins encoded by one window of Carassius auratus strain Wakin chromosome 8, ASM336829v1, whole genome shotgun sequence:
- the LOC113107032 gene encoding histone deacetylase 6-like: MDTVPDSKGSTRSPRGTPETKRENNKPNHKKNLQEARRKGRMDRRKDEEEMSNELQNLDVRGKTKATGTGLVYIDAFTRFHCLWDASHPECPARVSTVMEMLETEGLLGRCVRVEARAASEDELLLVHTKEYVELMKSTQKMTEDELKTLADKYDSVFLHPEFFTSACLAAGSVLQLVDKVMTSQLRNGFSINRPPGHHAHADKMNGYCMFNHLAIAARYAQKQHGVKRVLIVDWDVHHGQGIQYIFEKDPSVLYFSVHRYEDGSFWPHLKESDCSSVGSGPGEGYNINLPWNKIGMEDGDYVTAFQQLLLPVAYEFQPQLVLVAAGFDSVIGDPKGEMRASPQCFSILTHMLKGVAQGRLVLALEGGYNLQSTAEGVCASVRSLLGDPCPHLISPGAPSESALKSISKTISALYPFWKSLQMFEGGPLSDVPPLPAPVCAEVKASSLITGLVYDQRMMLHHNMWDGHHPELPQRISRIFCQHEELGLLSRCLRIPARLATEEELGLCHSAEHISTMKSTEHMKPRDLHRLGNSYSSIYICNESYTCALMAAGSCFNSVQAILTGQVRNGVAIVRPPGHHAEKDTACGFCFFNTAALTARYAQCITHKSLRILILDWDVHHGNGTQHIFEEDDSVLYISLHRYEDGTFFPYSEDANYDKVGKGKGRGYNVNIPWSGGKMGDPEYLAAFHHIVMPIAREFAPELVLVSAGFDAARGDPLGEYQVTPEGYAHLTHQLMSLAAGRVLVILEGGYNLTSISESMSMCTSMLLGDSPPPLNHLPPPKTNATVTINKVLRALAPFWSSLRIQIPESLRLALPSPKAKGKRASAGRGKKSPHQSTPAQSPGQTAQHLEESGLDELSKDLLSLNLNTSTSSNPSPASVPIGGARRKVKPTPQRDSAGREPDSPLKLTSEKARAGDGTHAEITMDRTIPDSVVTGSTAAVDDQENSVLEAAGGQATRMSVFEVFGAQTTDMDTMYVVDPLPWCPHLESVRPVPAGGIDVFLPCEECGGDAENWICLFCYKVLCGRYVNQHMVTHGQESGHSMVLSFADISVWCYACESYVHNKVLHEAKNAAHLMKFGEEILPFN; the protein is encoded by the exons ATGGATACTGTTCCAGATTCCAAAGGTTCTACTCGATCACCAAGAGGAACACCAGAAACCAAA AGAGAAAACAACAAACCAAACCATAAGAAGAATCTACAGGAGGCACGGAGGAAGGGAAGAATGGATCGGCGCAAAGATGAGGAGGAGATGAGCAATGAGCTTCAAAACTTG gATGTTCGTGGTAAGACTAAAGCAACTGGAACAGGTCTTGTCTACATAGATGCCTTTACTCGCTTTCACTGCCTCTGGGATGCCAG TCACCCAGAGTGTCCAGCGAGAGTGAGCACAGTGATGGAGATGCTGGAGACGGAAGGTCTGCTGGGACGCTGTGTACGAGTAGAG GCCAGAGCTGCGTCAGAAGATGAGCTGTTACTCGTTCATAC GAAGGAGTATGTAGAGCTGATGAAATCCACTCAGAAAATGACAGAGGATGAGTTGAAGACGCTAGCTGATAAATATGACTCCGTCTTCCTGCATCCT GAATTTTTCACCTCTGCGTGTCTGGCGGCGGGATCAGTTCTCCAGCTGGTTGATAAGGTGATGACATCGCAGCTGCGTAACGGCTTCTCCATCAACAG ACCTCCTGGTCACCACGCTCATGCAGATAAGATGAACGGCTACTGTATGTTTAATCATCTGGCCATAGCAGCGCGCTACGCTCAGAAACAGCATGGAGTTAAGCG AGTTCTGATTGTGGATTGGGATGTGCATCACGGACAGGGAATCCAGTATATCTTTGAGAAGGATCCCAG TGTGCTGTATTTCTCAGTGCACAGATATGAAGACGGCTCGTTCTGGCCGCACCTCAAGGAGTCTGACTGCAGCTCGGTTGGTTCAGGACCAGGAGAGGGCTATAATATCAACCTGCCCTGGAACAAG ATAGGGATGGAGGATGGAGATTACGTCACAGCTTTCCAGCAGCTGCTCCTGCCTGTGGCCTATGAG TTCCAGCCTCAGCTGGTGTTAGTGGCGGCCGGATTTGACTCTGTGATCGGTGACCCAAAG GGTGAGATGAGAGCGAGTCCACAGTGCTTCTCCATCCTGACCCACATGCTGAAAGGTGTAGCTCAGGGACGACTTGTGCTGGCTCTTGAG GGTGGATATAACCTCCAGTCCACAGCAGAGGGTGTTTGTGCTAGTGTGAGGTCACTGCTGGGTGACCCTTGCCCTCATCTGATCTCTCCTGGTGCTCCGAGTGAAAG TGCCCTGAAGTCCATCTCAAAGACCATCTCAGCCTTGTATCCATTTTGGAAGAGCCTTCAGATGTTTG AGGGTGGTCCTCTGTCCGATGTCCCTCCTCTGCCCGCTCCAGTGTGTGCAGAAGTGAAGGCCTCCTCTCTGATCACTGGACTAGTTTATGACCAGAGAATGATGCTTCATCACAACATGTGGGACGG TCATCATCCTGAGCTCCCTCAGAGAATTTCACGCATCTTTTGCCAGCATGAGGAGTTGGGTCTGCTGTCCCGCTGCCTTCGGATACCAGCTCGCCTAGCAACAGAAGAAGAGCTGGGACTCTGTCACAG TGCTGAACACATAAGTACTATGAAGAGTACAGAGCACATGAAACCTAGAGATCTGCACCGACTGGGAAACAGTTACAGCTCCATCTACATCTGTAATgagagctacacctgcgccctgATGGCCGCTGGGTCGTGTTTTAACTCCGTACAGGCCATACTCACAGGCCAG GTGAGAAATGGCGTGGCCATAGTCCGTCCTCCTGGTCATCATGCAGAGAAAGACACAGCTTGTGGTTTCTGTTTCTTTAATACGGCTGCTTTGACCGCACGCTACGCACAGTGCATCACTCACAAGTCCCTGCGCATCCTCATCCTCGATTGGGATGTTCATCATGGAAACGGCACACAGCACATCTTTGAGGAGGATGACAG TGTTCTGTACATCTCTCTGCATCGCTACGAGGATGGGACATTCTTCCCCTATTCGGAGGATGCTAACTATGATAAGGTGGGGAAAGGGAAAGGCAGAGGATACAATGTCAACATCCCCTGGAGTGGAGGAAAGATGGGAGACCCAGAATACTTGGCGGCTTTCCATCACATAGTGATGCCGATAGCCAGAGAG TTTGCCCCAGAGCTGGTGCTGGTGTCTGCTGGGTTTGATGCAGCACGAGGCGATCCGTTAGGAGAGTATCAGGTGACCCCTGAGGGCTACGCCCACCTCACCCATCAGTTAATGAGCCTGGCTGCAGGAAGAGTGCTTGTCATACTGGAG GGAGGATATAACCTCACCTCCATCTCCGAGTCAATGTCCATGTGCACCAGCATGTTGCTGGGAGACTCTCCTCCACCTCTAAACCATCTGCCACCTCCAAAGACCAATGCCACTGTCACCATTAACAAGGTCCTGCGTGCTCTCGCCCCCTTCTGGAGCTCCCTGAGAATACAGA TTCCAGAGTCACTTCGTTTGGCTTTGCCATCTCCTAAAGCGAAAGGCAAGCGGGCATCAGCGGGCAGGGGCAAGAAATCTCCTCACCAGTCCACCCCTGCCCAAAGTCCTGGACAGACAGCGCAGCATCTTGAGGAGTCCGGCCTTGATGAGCTCAGTAAGGACCTGCTCTCCCTAAATCTCAACACGAGTACCTCATCTAACCCCAGCCCAGCTTCAGTCCCCATTGGAGGAGCCAGACGGAAGGTGAAACCCACCCCACAGAGGGATTCAGCCGGCCGGGAGCCAGATTCACCACTAAAACTCACGTCAGAGAAAGCCAGAGCTGGAGATGGCACACATGCAGAGATTACGATG GACCGGACGATCCCAGACTCTGTGGTCACTGGAAGTACAGCTGCTGTGGATGACCAGGAGAACTCTGTGCTGGAGGCTGCTGGTGGTCAAGCCACCAGGATGTCAGTCTTCGAAGTCTTTGGAGCACAAACCACAGATATG GACACCATGTATGTGGTGGACCCATTGCCATGGTGCCCACACTTGGAGTCAGTGCGACCAGTGCCTGCAGGTGGCATCGATGTCTTCCTGCCGTGTGAAGAGTGTGGAGGTGATGCAGAAAACTGGATCTGCCTCTTCTGCTACAAG GTGCTCTGCGGGCGTTATGTGAACCAGCACATGGTGACCCACGGGCAGGAGTCGGGTCACTCTATGGTGCTGAGCTTTGCTGACATCTCGGTCTGGTGCTACGCTTGTGAGTCATACGTCCACAACAAG GTGCTCCATGAAGCCAAAAATGCCGCTCACCTCATGAAGTTTGGAGAGGAGATTCTTCCTTTCAACTAA
- the LOC113107033 gene encoding uncharacterized protein LOC113107033 produces the protein MSGLLTSSLLLFLSLMLFQTPTPEAKPLSAMRGVRLRRDLRDSVPYEAQMMSYPAADFRSRSNDLYYQPEVLRAQGLGQAFQRLVENDQRREQEAAYLASMLRLLNEAQNNGQGKPEEDDEEEESDLQSQYPPDYDETEQAVSMAKPQASRQGLLDPQLTQALLNRYKQERLMQTGLAPNTNRIPEREQDKDQEMLRYFVEKILSSLASGGNQGGPSNQRARRDLSTVANMEQSRGPALKRSRRSLDSGPGPSPQVEASLLRVKRLDGDMDDDEIPGQSNRTPHVGLQRMKRIDTDLPPPKKHSRKRRALTYDPALIAQHILQYLPA, from the exons CCTCTCTCTGCCATGCGTGGAGTCCGTCTACGAAGAGACCTGCGGGATTCAGTGCCCTACGAGGCCCAGATGATGTCTTACCCTGCTGCTGACTTCAGGAGTCGGAGCAATGATCTGTACTACCAGCCAGAGGTCTTGAGAGCTCAAGGTCTTGGACAAGCCTTCCAGCGACTGGTGGAGAACGATCAGAGGCGGGAACAGGAAGCAGCTTATCTGGCGTCGATGCTGCGGCTCCTGAATGAAGCACAGAATAACGGACAGGGAAAACCTGAGgaagatgatgaggaggaggagagtGATCTCCAGAGCCAATACCCTCCAGACTACGATGAGACCGAGCAGGCCGTGAGCATGGCCAAGCCCCAGGCTTCACGACAGGGCCTTCTGGACCCTCAGCTTACTCAGGCTCTACTGAACCGCTACAAGCAGGAGAGACTTATGCAGACTGGACTTGCTCCGAACACCAACAGGATACCAGAGAGAGAGCAGGACAAAGACCAAGAGATGCTCAG gtACTTTGTTGAGAAGATCCTCTCCAGCTTGGCATCAGGTGGCAATCAGGGAGGCCCTTCAAACCAGCGCGCTAGACGAGATCTGAGCACTGTGGCCAACATGGAGCAATCTAGAGGACCTGCCCTAAAACGCTCCCGCCGGTCCCTGGACTCCGGCCCCGGACCCTCCCCCCAGGTCGAGGCATCACTTCTGAGGGTGAAACGGCTCGATGGCGACATGGATGACGACGAGATCCCAGGGCAGAGCAATAGAACACCTCACGTCGGCCTGCAGAGGATGAAGCGCATAGACACTGACCTgccaccccccaaaaaacacaGCCGCAAGCGCAGAGCCCTGACATATGACCCCGCTCTGATCGCACAGCACATCCTCCAGTACCTGCCAGCCTAA